One part of the Polyangiaceae bacterium genome encodes these proteins:
- a CDS encoding methylated-DNA--[protein]-cysteine S-methyltransferase yields the protein MKTEERVSLDTPVGRLQIVLESGALTRILWANEPQGTDTLGPSRAAKRAQKQLSEYFAGRRQKFELELDPRGTEFQCRVWHELGQIPFGETRSYGDVAKTLGKPTASRAVGAANGKNPIPIILACHRVIGASGALTGFAGGLDTKRWLLDHESAS from the coding sequence ATGAAGACGGAAGAACGCGTGTCACTCGACACGCCCGTGGGACGCCTGCAAATCGTGCTCGAGTCGGGCGCGCTGACTCGCATCCTGTGGGCGAACGAGCCACAAGGGACGGATACCCTCGGGCCAAGCCGAGCGGCGAAGCGGGCCCAGAAGCAGCTGAGCGAGTACTTCGCTGGCAGGCGCCAGAAGTTCGAGCTCGAGCTCGATCCCCGAGGAACCGAGTTTCAATGTCGCGTATGGCACGAGCTCGGCCAGATCCCGTTCGGAGAAACCCGAAGCTATGGAGACGTCGCGAAGACCTTGGGCAAACCCACGGCCTCGCGAGCAGTGGGAGCAGCGAACGGCAAGAACCCCATCCCGATCATCTTGGCCTGCCACCGCGTGATCGGCGCCTCGGGGGCGCTGACCGGCTTTGCAGGTGGCCTCGACACGAAGCGCTGGCTCTTGGACCACGAATCGGCTTCCTGA
- a CDS encoding GNAT family N-acetyltransferase, whose product MHTEPIARHPEGHGLARVIGERSGLLPLLRLADDSEPAIAAYHSLGQAFVLLKEEQPLGVTLCTPIEEAWASASALEIKNIAVVPELRARGLGGWMLNQVLEALAIQQVRQVYLATATAGTRQLRFYQRLGFRFLRIERDWFCAERGYADGLLEEGIPLRDRIWLDRVL is encoded by the coding sequence ATGCACACGGAGCCCATCGCTCGACACCCTGAGGGCCATGGGCTCGCGCGAGTGATCGGTGAGCGCAGCGGGTTGCTACCGCTCTTGCGCTTGGCGGACGACTCCGAGCCTGCCATCGCCGCCTATCACTCTCTCGGGCAAGCCTTCGTGCTGCTCAAGGAAGAGCAGCCGCTCGGAGTCACCTTGTGCACTCCCATCGAGGAGGCTTGGGCTTCGGCTAGTGCGCTCGAGATCAAGAACATCGCCGTCGTGCCGGAGCTGCGCGCTCGAGGCTTGGGCGGCTGGATGCTCAACCAAGTGCTGGAGGCGTTGGCGATTCAGCAGGTGCGACAGGTGTACTTGGCCACCGCGACAGCAGGGACCCGCCAGCTGCGCTTCTACCAGCGCCTGGGCTTTCGCTTCCTGCGCATCGAGCGGGATTGGTTCTGTGCGGAAAGAGGCTACGCCGACGGGTTGCTGGAGGAAGGCATCCCGTTGCGCGATCGGATCTGGCTCGACCGCGTGCTCTGA